TCTGGAGAGACGTGCTTATAGCCTTGCTCCTGAACCATCGGTCTCATTAATGGTTTGCCGTCAGCAACGACCAGTGAGGACGCATGTGGCTACAACGGATGTAGCTCTGTGTGGTCATTGCGGGTTTGCGCACCGAATCGCCAGGTGTCCTACATTATTGGCTCTTAGTATCGAGCAACGATTTGAAGCCCTAAAGATACTGAAGGTGTGTTACAACTGCTTACGTACGGGTTATTCTTATCGACAGTGTTCATCTGGTAGCTGTCGAAATTGTGGTCGTAAGCACAACACAATCCTATGCCGTGACAAGTTCAACAACACGTCAACGCTTGCATCTACAACGACGCCGACCGTATGCAATGGGGTATCTGCGGAGGTGccaacaaccacaacagcatGACTAGCCGGACCTGCAAGACCCCCGCTGCCAACCCAAAGCCGATAACCCTTTTAGCAACCACGCGTGCGTATGCCTTTGGAAAAGCATCAGTGCAGCGAGTGGCACGAGTTCTATGTGATCCCGGATCACAGGTTAGCTTTGTGACGAATCGTCTAGCCAACTGTTTGCGGCTGTATCGACGAAATTGTGATGTGAGGGTAGAAGGTGTAGGTGCTACCATCAATACTCGAATGAAATGCAGCGTTACGTTCACTTTTAGATCAACAACAACTAACTTTgacagttttagaagcactgtaacaaataaaaagctaaacgcaacacagctgtgaataaagaagtaaataagataaacaaagtgagaaaataaaataaaataaaacaaaatgaaagaaaggctgactcggcaccaaaaattggaaagtttaaactttttaatactttttaataccgcacaaaacagaacataaaatacttatcatgaaactgagagtttaatcactaaaaatttgtattaacacaataataaaaatcagttaaacttcaagaatttttttaaataaaaacacaaatgtacacagctaaaaaaattacagcttaagagcttgaagtgttgccaccttaatgatgactactttatgaaaaaatactcacattcaaattcgatgatcaagtggaaaatggggggtccacttgacgtgtttttactcaggTATATATTCAGGCCTTCATATACGAATCAAAACAATTAATCACTTAGCAGATTACGTTCCTTGTATCGCCCATTCAGTTGAGTGCAGTTGAATTGGGAACAGAAGCAGTCGACTTCTTTTCTACTTTGCAAGagctatacaatttctttactGTATCTACAAATCGTTGGGAGATTTTGGTACAGCGTACAAATTTAAGAGTTAAGAGTCTTATTCAAACTCGTTGGTGTTTAGGATTATTTACattagtttaaatttattttctaataatgtcAAGTTTTGATCTGGCAATACTGTATTatctaagttttatatttgtcatcTCTCCTTTATCATTTATTCCCTTTATGATTATCAGTTTTAAAGTTACAGTATTTTAAATTCAGTTGAACCCTTATAAATGTCGGAGGACATGTGTGTGCGAATTCTTCTCTGATTGTAACTCGGTGCTGATTGTACTCATCTCTAGTTTGGTGTCAAGCAAACCGTTCACAATCGTACAAATCCCAATAAAGCATTGAGAGCTCTACCCGCTGgtgaattaattatttaacattttggtgcctcctgtgaggacaaatattttttaatttcgttatgTAATAGCGGTTTTGGGATTTCAAGGCGGAGCTCAATTGGTGTACATCAGCAGCGAAAGCAATAAAGCGCATACATGCACGTGTTTCGGAAGGTGCGATGGAAGGTCGTGATGTGTTTCACTTTCAACAGGAGCTCAAGTCGCTTGAATCACATTTTGAGCACCATAATCCTCTGGTTGGAGAAGCTACGTCCTCCGAGATTGGGCCACATGATGCACTTTGGAATCAGTAGAGGAGCTGTATACTGCGGCATGCAGCAGACTTAATCGTCTCATCGTATCGTCAAGGGTTGAATCTAATGTCGCTGACGGAGCGCACAATTGTCCCACAACATCTCTGGATGGCGATTTGGTGGATCTCGTTAGCTTTCCCTTTATTTGATGGAGGCATATATAAATGGTTAGCGTTCAAAGACGGCATTGAAACAATGGCACATAATTCGACATACCCAGAAGCGTTCAAATTGGGAAAACTTCGTCAGGCAGTCAATGTGGCTACTGTTCCTTTAATTGGTGGAATGTACTCGAGTGGCTATCAAGAGGTGTGGAAGGTTTTCAAGGACCGCTATGACCATAAGAAGCAGCAAGCggaaatacattttattaaccTTAAAACAGCTACCATGAGTCATCACAATCGCTATTGGCTATTGTGGACACGGTATATGAGTCGCTGCGTGATTGCGTGTTATGGATATCCCCATAAATTAGTGGGATACGTTAACTGTACCAATAGTGATGGCAACGCTTCCAGCGATAACTAAGGGAGATTGGTGTATGAGGTGCTCCAGAACAGAAATACCACAGTTAGAAGACCTTTTGAAATTTCTGGAGAGACGTGCTTATAGCCTTGCTCCTGAACCATCGGTCTCATTAATGGTTTGCCGTCAGCAACGACCAGTGAGGACGCATGTGGCTACAACGGATGTAGCTCTGTGTGGTCATTGCGGGTTTGCGCACCGAATCGCCAGGTGTCCTACATTATTGGCTCTTAGTATCGAGCAACGATTTGAAGCCCTAAAGATACTGAAGGTGTGTTACAACTGCTTACGTACGGGTTATTCTTATCGACAGTGTTCATCTGGTAGCTGTCGAAATTGTGGTCGTAAGCACAACACAATCCTATGCCGTGACAAGTTCAACAACACGTCAACGCTTGCATCTACAACGACGCCGACCGTATGCAATGGGGTATCTGCGGAGGTGccaacaaccacaacagcatGACTAGCCGGACCTGCAAGACCCCCGCTGCCAACCCAAAGCCGATAACCCTTTTAGCAACCACGCGTGCGTATGCCTTTGGAAAAGCATCAGTGCAGCGAGTGGCACGAGTTCTATGTGATCCCGGATCACAGGTTAGCTTTGTGACGAATCGTCTAGCCAACTGTTTGCGGCTGTATCGACGAAATTGTGATGTGAGGGTAGAAGGTGTAGGTGCTACCATCAATACTCGAATGAAATGCAGCGTTACGTTCACTTTTAGATCAACAACAACTAACTTTGACATGCGAATTGATGCCTTGGTTTTATCGTCCATTACTTCCCCGACTCCAGCAGTGAAGATTGACATGAATCAATGGCCATATTTAAGAGACATAGATTTGGCGGACAACCGGTTCGGTACGCCTGTAACTATCGACTTTCTTATCGGCGCGGACGGGTGAGGCGACCCATAGAAGGTGAAGTCATCGGTGGAGGACCAAACGAACCTTTTGCCCAGCGTACCCGCTTTGGATGAGTGGTGTTTGGTCCAGCAGCAGTGACCTTTCCTGCAAAGAAATCATAGCTCACACTCACCACTTCGCTAGACAGGGAGGACCACCGGTTGGAGGAACTGGTGTCCAACTTTTGGCAAATAGAGGAAATCACAGTGGTTGACGATCTGCCAGAGAATGAATGTGGGAACATCTTCGAGACCACTCATAGCCGTACCTCAGACGGCCGTTATATCATACACTTACCCTTGCTACGAAAGGCAACGTAATTAGGTGACTCTTATGCACTGGCATTACGGCAATTTCATAGCCTAGAGCGTCGCATGGTTGCGGATCCAGTCGTTAAGGAAAACTTCATTTCATTTATGAGGGAGTATGCAGCACTCGGACACATGGAACTAGTACAACAACCTTACGATCATACTAATTGCTACCACAATCCTCATCATGCGGTCACAACGAAGTTCCGCGTGGTGTTCAACGCTTCGGCACCTACCAGCACTGGAATCTCATCGAACGATATTCAACTGGTAGGTCCAACATTTCAGGATTCGTCGCTATCGAGTGGCGATAACTGCGGACATAGAGAAGATGTTCAGGCAAGTGGTAGTTGCATCTGAACATCGCGACTATCAACGAATTATATGGCGAAAGTCTGCTGAAAACAAGATCCGGGTGTATCACCTGTATACCATCACATATGGCATGGCCTGCAGTCCTCACAATGCAGTACGAACCCTACAACAATGTACTTGTAATAATTCCGCTGTGATTCCCGACATACAACAAGCGACTCGTGCTCGAACTGCGATATTAACCTCGTTTTATGTTGACGACTTCTTAACAAGTTGCGAAAGCGTTACCGAAGCAGTGGAGCTGGCTGAGAACGTGGACGCCATCTTATCTGCGGGACAGTGCACCCTAAGGAAATGGCACTCGAACGATAGTCAGGTGATGATGCGTTTATCTAATGAGCCGTCACTTTCTAGTTATATTTTCTATTCTGGTGAAGCTTCCATTTTGGGCTTAAGATTGGACGCACTGAAAGATCAGTTACTCTTTCGCGTCGATATATGTCAAAGAGTAGAAATTCCAACGAAGCGCTGTGTACTCAGCGAGGTGGCACGTCTCTTCGATCCTACTGGATTATTATCGCCTGTTATCGTAAATGGGAAAATATTCATTCAGCGACTGTGGTCTGCGGGTCTATCCTGGGACTCCCCATTGCCTGAAGATCTTTGCCGCGATTGGTTAAACTATCGGTCACAGCTTCCGGAGCTCAATCAAATTCGCGTCGAATGGTGGATGGGAACGATTCCACGCGTTCAGACATCATTTCACGGGTTTTGCGATTCTAGCTCACATGCTTATGCCGCAGTTATTTATGCGAAGACGTCGAACACAAACGGTTCGGTGCGTTTCACATTTCTGACGGCGCGCACCAAGGTGGCACCACTCAAAACTGCTACGATTCCACGCCTTGACTTGCGGCAGTGCTCCTTCTTGCATAGACATTCCAGAACGTGAGAAAATCTTTGCGATTAGGTGACGTTCCCTACTATCTGTGGTCGGACTCAGCGATCGTATTGTGTTGGCTGAGGAAGGATCCAGCAACACTTAAACCATTCATATCAAATCGGGTTCGTAGAATACAGGAGCTGACATACCCGTGAAGCCCTGGTGTCGATTACTGTGGGCCTTATCAAGACGTATCTCGCAATATTCGTATGCATGGTCACCAAGGCCGTACACATTGAGGTGCTTGATGACCTATCGCCACAGGCCTTTTTAGATGCTTTCACTCGTTTCGTCAGCCGACGCGGTCCCTGTGGGGATTTATATAGTGGTACTGGTACAGTCTTTGTTGGTGCCAACCGACTCTTGAAGGAAGATCTCGCAGCAGCCCCAGTGCGCCACATCAAGGAGGCCTCTGGGAGACTGCTGTGAAGTCCGCTAAGCATCATTTGACACGCTGTGTGGGTGCGCAGGTGATGTAGTCAGTCCTATTATACCACTCTATGACGATCCTGAAGAGAAACTTGCATTAACGCCAGGTGATTTCCATATCAAACATATTCCTAGCAACCGGCTGAAACAATGGCAATGGATACGTCAAATTCAACAAGGATTCTGGGAGCGATGGAATGAGAATCCAGTCTGCAGAGACGGAACAAATGGTTTCAGCGCGCGAGGAATATAAGGGTGAACGATATCGTTCTAGTCAAACACGAGAACCTGCCTCCCACTCACTGGTGCCAGGGTCGAGTGATAACACTTCACCCCGGAGCTGATGGAGTGGTCCGCAATGTCACGTTGAGAACCGCTAGAGGATACATGAAACGAGCCATCCAGAAACTATGTTTATTGATAGAGAAcctttagatatctttatgacacttgcgcaaaaaattaagaaaaattttgccAGATAAGTCACGGGTAAATGAAAAGCAACCTATTTTTgaacaagaaaattaaaaaatctttccAATAAACTAGTTAGTAAATATCCTGACGATTTGGAAGAGACGTTAGGCAATGAATGTATTCATTTACATTGTCAACTCAAATATTTCTTAGCAAATACGGAAGATGTACGCTCTGTCGCGTCCTTTCATATTTTCCTCttattttgacatatttttaaGAGAATTGCTCACTacacttttacttttttcaatttttttcagcaATTTGCCTATAGCTGAAATTCCAATACTATAACACGATTTTGCTTTGCGAAAGGCTGCTAAGGTAGTGAGAGAGATCCATTTCGAGGTCCCCTactgttttaaagaaaaaacacagaaaaataaaatttaataggcAATGTTtgttatcattcgaaagattatactttggcatttattttttgaagagtatcgttttcaaatgttggccgcggctacgtctcagatggtccatccattgagtccaattttcgattactcgttcgagcatttcgactggtaactggcgaatgacacgcgtgatgtttttcTCCAAGGCCAGCATCGATGCGGGATTGACCGCATAGACTTAAGACACAACATTTTCCCACAGAAAAAAATCTAACGGTGTCATATCACACGAACTTTGTGGCCAATCGACcacccaaaacgtgaaattatctgctcaccgaagtgttctctcaataaatccattgattgattcGATGTTTTGGAAGTGGCGCCAGAAATGGGCATCATcgccaaacaaaattttgcacgctttcaatttaagatttcgACGTAAATTGCGCCAAGTCGtttcatacgtcagtccgagttgctgtgaacgactctccacggtctttgTGTACACTCTTACGTGGTCTATtcagtcgaatattatccaataatgaatactgggtctcaagatgggtgatggtgttgcgtatagtacgctcagtaggccgattatgttgaccataaaaAAGTACCGCTTTTTTGGATCACCCTATATCTTTTTAAACTCAAATAACAAACCTgagtttacattttaatttaaaatatttgaaggaTTACTTAAATTTGTGACAGAACTCGCAAGATACAACTTAAAGAAATGAAATACAACGACATTCATCAGAATGTAAAAACGTTCAAAGGCCTATCGTAACCTTAGAGAAATGgaataataaaacaaagcaaTTATCGCTTTGCAGGCCAATTTTATAAACTCCTAAGCtgatttttatttggaatcatAATATAAAGGGAACACAAATATAAGTCAACACACCATTTACTTAATTTGTGACCTCCTTcatgaaatatgaaataattattttaaaacatttgtttaattttgttaagtttcatttatatttatacaaagcCAAATCCTTCCGAGCACTCATGGATGGCTTTAAGCAGGCTGCTTCCTAATTTTTCATATGAATTGTACATAGGCAAATCCAACTGGTTAAAGCTGAAAAAGGCAAATAGTAATAAGtcagattataaaaattaattaaagaagtattttaatttgaaatgtatatttatgaatatatcttTATCGCAATGTCGCTAAAAATATGGATATCACTTCTtaacaaaaaagtaattttttatatgtttactagttgacccggcgaacttcgtaccgccatactgcactactttattttgtatagctgacagttgtcctatcttaggtatgagtacctattcaatttaaactggaatctataataccctccatataaaaatgaatcccTATTTCCCTGGTCTCGCCATAGCTGAAAaggcgatagaatttaattaagtaaccacaattccgaacaaacgatgcactactactttcaatatagtctatggctgtgaatgacgattacatttgttatgcgcgttttttaaaatagcaaaattaaattattttttcaatctttctgagacattttcctAATACTTTTTTCCGTATGAACCTTctagagtattagaaaactgcaaaaaaaaccAGCCatatcggtctagccgttctcaagttatgccgtgacaacgggaaacgggtttcatttttatattatatatatagattaatatcaaaataatatataatttaatacttACTGTAAAGGCATTAATACTTAGCTAAAGAgttgaaatttctttattatttgtaatcaTAACTAAAAGAAAGGGTAGGTTTTAAGAAGGGTCTAATATAGCagtatatttctaatatatattaattttggaaATCTTGAGTTGTTCAATATCTCTAACGATAATTATGTACTGAATAACATTTCTTTATTGATGAGCCATTTCATCACTTTTTCATTGGTCATATAcagaaataatttatgaatatatttatttagttaacatttcgttatatttttctaataaaaaattcattaatttttttttctttggatgCTTTAGCCTTCTCGACCAAAGAGCAGTTGTTAAGCAGCTGAACTTTGTGGCCAATCGACcacccaaaacgtgaaattatctgctcaccgaagtgttctctcaataaatccattgattgattcGATGTTTTGGAAGTGGCGCCAGAAATGGGCATCATcgccaaacaaaattttgcacgctttcaatttaagatttcgACGTAAATTGCGCCAAGTCGtttcatacgtcagtccgagttgctgtgaacgactctccacggtctttgTGTACACTCTTACGTGGTCTATtcagtcgaatattatccaataatgaatactGGGTCtaaagatgggtgatggtgttgcgtatagtacgctcagtaggccgattatgttgaccataaaaAAGTACCGCTTTTTTGGATCACCCTATATCTTTTTAAACTCAAATAACAAACCTgagtttacattttaatttaaaatatttgaaggaTTACTTAAATTTGTGACAGAACTCGCAAGATACAACTTAAAGAAATGAAATACAACGACATTCATCAGAATGTAAAAACGTTCAAAGGCCTATCGTAACCTTAGAGAAATGgaataataaaacaaagcaaTTATCGCTTTGCAGGCCAATTTTATAAACTCCTAAGCtgatttttatttggaatcatAATATAAAGGGAACACAAATATAAGTCAACACACCATTTACTTAATTTGTGACCTCCTTcatgaaatatgaaataattattttaaaacatttgtttaattttgttaagtttcatttatatttatgcaaagCCAAATCCTTCCGAGCACTCATGGATGGCTTTAAGCAGGCTGCTTCCTAATTTTTCATATGAATTGTACATAGGCAAATCCAACTGGTTAAAGCTGAAAAAGGCAAATAGTAATAAGtcagattataaaaattaattaaagaagtattttaatttgaaatgtatatttatgaatatatcttTATCGCAATGTCGCTAAAAATATGGATATCACTTCTtaacaaaaaagtaattttttatatgtttactagttgacccggcgaacttcgt
The sequence above is drawn from the Bactrocera oleae isolate idBacOlea1 chromosome 5, idBacOlea1, whole genome shotgun sequence genome and encodes:
- the LOC138857347 gene encoding uncharacterized protein translates to MACSPHNAVRTLQQCTCNNSAVIPDIQQATRARTAILTSFYVDDFLTSCESVTEAVELAENVDAILSAGQCTLRKWHSNDSQVMMRLSNEPSLSSYIFYSGEASILGLRLDALKDQLLFRVDICQRVEIPTKRCVLSEVARLFDPTGLLSPVIVNGKIFIQRLWSAGLSWDSPLPEDLCRDWLNYRSQLPELNQIRVEWWMGTIPRVQTSFHGFCDSSSHAYAAVIYAKTSNTNGSVRFTFLTARTKVAPLKTATIPRLDLRQCSFLHRHSRT